One genomic region from Loxodonta africana isolate mLoxAfr1 chromosome 17, mLoxAfr1.hap2, whole genome shotgun sequence encodes:
- the ESD gene encoding S-formylglutathione hydrolase translates to MALKQISSNKCFGGLQKVFEHDSVELNCKMKFAIYLPPKAETGKCPALYWLSGLTCTEQNFISKSGYHQAASEHGLVVIAPDTSPRGCNIKGEDDSWDFGTGAGFYVDATEDPWKTNYRMYSYVTQELPQLINANFPVDPQRMSVFGHSMGGHGALICALKNPGKYKSVSAFAPICNPVLCPWGKKAFSGYLGLDQGKWKAYDATHLVQSYPDSQLDILIDQGKDDQFLSDGQLLPDNFIAACTEKKIPVVFRLQEGYDHSYYFIATFITDHIRHHAKYLNA, encoded by the exons TGTTGAACTGAACTGCAAAATGAAATTTGCTATCTATTTACCCCCGAAGGCAGAAACTGGCAAATGCCCTGCACTCTATTGGTTGTCTG GCTTAACTTGCACAGAACAAAATTTTATATCAAAATCTGGTTACCATCAAGCAGCTTCAGAACATGGCCTTGTCGTCATTGCTCCAGATACCAGCCCTC GTGGCTGCAACATTAAAGGGGAAGATGATAGCTGGGACTTTGGCACTGGTGCTGGGTTTTATGTGGATGCCACTGAAGATCCTTGGAAGACTAACTACAGAATGTACTCTTATGTAACTCAAGAG CTTCCCCAACTCATAAATGCCAATTTTCCAGTGGACCCCCAAAGAATGTCTGTTTTTGGCCATTCCATGGGAGGTCATGGAGCGCTGATTTGTGCTTTGAAGAATCCTGGAAAATACAAA TCAGTTTCAGCATTTGCTCCAATTTGCAACCCAGTGCTTTGTCCTTGGGGCAAAAAAGCCTTTAGTGGATATTTGGGATTGGATCAAGGTAAATGGAAG GCTTATGATGCCACCCATCTTGTGCAGTCCTATCCAGACTCTCAGCTAGACATACTGATTGATCAAGGGAAAGATGACCAGTTCCTTTCAGATGGACAGTTACTTCCTGATAACTTCATAGCTGCCTGTACAGAAAAGAAAATCCCCGTTGTTTTTAGATTGCAAGAG ggTTATGATCATAGCTACTACTTCATTGCAACCTTTATTACTGATCACATCAGACATCATGCAAAATACCTGAATGCATGA